A region from the Candidatus Electrothrix scaldis genome encodes:
- a CDS encoding DEAD/DEAH box helicase family protein has translation MTSNSFQLTSPFTPSGDQPRAIEQLVQGLNEGLPHQVLLGVTGSGKTFSMAQVIAKVNRPALVMAPNKTLAAQLFAEFKELFPHNEVEYFRLVLRLLPA, from the coding sequence ATGACTTCCAACTCTTTCCAACTCACCTCCCCGTTCACCCCTTCCGGCGACCAACCTCGTGCCATTGAGCAACTTGTTCAGGGCTTGAACGAGGGCCTGCCCCATCAGGTGCTGCTCGGCGTAACCGGCTCAGGTAAGACCTTTTCCATGGCCCAGGTCATTGCCAAGGTCAACCGCCCCGCCTTAGTCATGGCTCCGAATAAGACTTTAGCTGCCCAGCTCTTTGCCGAGTTTAAGGAACTCTTTCCCCATAACGAGGTGGAGTATTTCCGTCTCGTATTACGATTATTACCAGCCTGA
- a CDS encoding type II toxin-antitoxin system HicB family antitoxin: MTNKYEIILYWSEEDLAFIAEVPELPGCIAHGDTYESTLANIQDVMELWKETAEEFFDLIPTPKGRRLAFA; encoded by the coding sequence ATGACAAATAAATATGAGATTATTCTCTATTGGAGTGAGGAAGATCTCGCTTTTATTGCTGAAGTTCCTGAGCTTCCCGGCTGTATAGCGCATGGGGACACGTATGAATCCACCTTGGCGAATATACAGGATGTCATGGAGCTATGGAAAGAGACTGCTGAGGAGTTTTTTGACCTGATTCCAACCCCTAAGGGCCGTCGCTTGGCCTTTGCGTAA
- a CDS encoding type II toxin-antitoxin system HicA family toxin translates to MEKYEKLILWIFCGQSDANILFVDLIHLLEHVGFTMRVSGNHHIFSKEGVEEKPNLQKDGEKAKPYQVRMIRSIILKYRLGDNA, encoded by the coding sequence ATGGAGAAATATGAAAAACTGATCCTGTGGATTTTTTGCGGGCAAAGCGATGCTAATATTTTGTTTGTTGACCTGATTCATCTGTTGGAGCATGTAGGTTTTACAATGCGGGTCTCTGGGAATCATCATATTTTTAGCAAAGAAGGAGTTGAGGAAAAACCGAATTTACAGAAAGATGGAGAGAAAGCAAAGCCATACCAAGTCAGAATGATCAGAAGTATCATATTGAAATACAGATTGGGGGATAACGCATGA